In the Mya arenaria isolate MELC-2E11 chromosome 11, ASM2691426v1 genome, one interval contains:
- the LOC128208289 gene encoding ATP-binding cassette sub-family G member 5-like, with amino-acid sequence METTTSALDIPVNYILGRCTFANWDEEDEPANTTLSILNVSYVVKERVGPWWKGACLRRIRHKLVLRDVCMHMRSGQINAILGGSGSGKTSLLDCIAQRAEGTMSGKVYYNNSECTPDLAQNFMSYVMQADRLLPNLTVREALRYSAQLRLPGNASNFDIEEKVSKVIIEMGLKNVADHRIGGSVIRGISGGEKRRVTIATQLLQNPKILLLDEPTSGLDSFTARSLMASLANLAHQGGKIVLLTIHQPRSEIFRMFDQVSLLSRGQLVYYGAGERMVDYFKELGYPCPTYTNPTDFYVDMASVDRRDNERNEESSGRVKELTDAYAASMVHKDVVYEIIEDTMKPTTGRQLFAQKFTHYRPQKSSFFRTLFTLLGRMTLNVFRDRASYLSRVFLLSLFVPFICVFLGRLGTNQTSVQDRIGLLYQSSQVPTFVAALNAIGLFPPLRDLYYREGRDGLYGCTTFLLAYILHILPFTVISTAIFCSVVYWVTGLQPHTDHFLHYCIIILFMHLFGEIMSVLLMGAFMNTALATSNASIILSASGLMASGFLRNLEKMLPVFQWAAWGNIFKYAGEILAANEFHNLKLNCKNNGTFCFTSGDAYLALVYPEAVDNMTRNFWAVTGFTSATFICVIAVFKIRGIPNLS; translated from the exons ATGGAGACGACGACGAGCGCCCTTGATATCCCTGTCAACTACATCCTGGGCCGTTGCACGTTCGCCAATTGGGATGAGGAGGACGAGCCGGCAAACACCACGTTGAGCATCCTTAACGTTTCCTACGTGGTGAAGGAGCGCGTGGGGCCCTGGTGGAAGGGGGCTTGTCTTCGGAGAATACGTCACAAGCTCGTGCTCCGTGACGTATGCATGCACATGCGTAGTGGACAAATTAACGCGATACTCGGCGGCTCCg gCTCGGGCAAGACGTCACTGTTGGACTGTATTGCCCAGCGGGCGGAAGGGACGATGTCCGGCAAGGTATACTACAACAATTCCGAGTGTACGCCCGACCTCGCCCAGAACTTCATGAGTTACGTCATGCAG GCTGACCGGCTGCTGCCAAACCTGACGGTCCGGGAGGCGCTCAGATACAGCGCCCAGCTCCGCCTGCCCGGAAACGCCTCTAACTTCGACATCGAGGAGAAG GTGAGTAAGGTGATCATTGAGATGGGTCTGAAGAACGTGGCGGACCATCGGATAGGCGGAAGCGTCATCCGGGGCATTTCCGGCGGGGAGAAGCGCCGCGTCACCATCGCCACACAGCTCCTGCAAAATCCGA AGATTCTGTTACTGGACGAACCTACGTCCGGTCTGGACTCGTTTACGGCGCGCAGCCTAATGGCGTCCCTGGCGAACCTTGCGCACCAGGGCGGCAAGATTGTCCTCCTTACCATCCACCAGCCTCGCTCTGAGATCTTCAGAATGTTTGACCAG GTGTCGTTATTGTCTCGTGGCCAGCTCGTTTATTATGGGGCAGGGGAACGGATGGTTGACTACTTCAAGGAGCTCGGCTACCCTTGCCCAACTTACACCAACCCCACAGACTTCTATG TGGACATGGCAAGTGTCGACCGGCGCGACAACGAACGTAACGAGGAGAGTTCCGGTCGCGTGAAGGAGCTGACGGATGCGTACGCGGCGTCCATGGTGCACAAGGACGTGGTATATGAGATAATTGAGGATACCATGAAACCCACCACCGGAAGGCAGCTTTTCGCACAGAAGTTCACGCACTATAGACCCCAGAAATCAAGCTTCTTTAGGACGCTCTTTACGTTGCTCGG GCGGATGACGTTAAACGTGTTCCGTGACCGGGCGAGCTACCTGTCGCGCGTCTTTCTCCTATCCCTGTTCGTGCCCTTCATCTGCGTCTTCCTAGGGCGGCTGGGTACCAACCAAACAAGCGTGCAGGACCGAATCGGTCTCCTGTACCAGAGCTCCCAAGTGCCGACCTTCGTCGCCGCCCTCAACGCCATCGGCCTCT TCCCCCCGCTGCGAGACCTGTACTACAGGGAGGGCCGGGACGGGCTGTACGGATGCACCACGTTCTTGCTCGCCTACATCCTCCATATCCTGCCCTTCACCGTCATCTCCACAGCTATCTTCTGCTCCGTCGTCTACTG GGTGACGGGTCTGCAGCCCCACACAGACCACTTCCTTCACTACTGTATCATCATCCTGTTTATGCACCTGTTCGGGGAGATCATGAGCGTTCTCCTTATGGGCGCCTTCATGAACACCGCCCTCGCCACCAGCAACGCATCCATCATTCTCTCAGCTTCCGGTCTCATGGCTTCTGGTTTCCTGAG AAACTTGGAGAAGATGCTGCCGGTGTTCCAGTGGGCGGCCTGGGGTAATATTTTCAAGTACGCCGGGGAGATCCTCGCCGCAAACGAGTTCCACAACCTCAAACTTAACTGCAAGAACAACG GAACGTTCTGTTTCACGAGCGGGGATGCGTACCTTGCGCTAGTGTACCCGGAGGCTGTGGACAACATGACGCGCAACTTCTGGGCCGTGACCGGCTTCACCAGTGCCACCTTCATCTGCGTTATAGCCGTGTTTAAGATCCGGGGTATACCCAATCTGAGCTGA